One Echinicola strongylocentroti DNA window includes the following coding sequences:
- a CDS encoding PAS domain-containing sensor histidine kinase — MIEQLINNAQDAIICLDLKGIILYCNKAASKLFDREGSSLVGMDYQSVTTFDPHKVGFDQLRESILFNEQLPPYIQEIDRRDSKKELVSVQYSPVTDQSGKITSISAILRKLTQSDKVASKAQALVETAPDAMVIINTVGQIVLVNAQTENQFGYTKDELLGCELEMLIPDKYISLLKKNQENCVSMGQVTELYGKRKDGSTFPVEISLSPLKTDDGLFVSAAIRNITDRKKAENKFKGLLESAPDAIILADKHGDIQLVNEQVVNIFGYSKKELIGNKIEILVPMRYHHRHTNHRDEFFHSAETRPMASGLELSGVRKSGEEFPVEISLSPLETEDGALAIAVIRDTSEKAAVKKELQDFNKKLQVKNKELEQFAFVASHDLQEPLQTVMSFTDFLAENYSHQFDETGIKSMQYITEATGRMRQLIKGLLDYSRIGRERTAVEVNCNELLDNIKIDLSSQIKNENATIHSTTLPHIKGNATELRLLFQNLITNAIKFHQNLTPPEVWIDARREKGHWLFSVKDNGIGIEKKYKERIFIIFQRLHNRNSYEGTGIGLAHCQKIVELHGGKIWVESEVGKGSIFYFTIPN, encoded by the coding sequence GTGATCGAACAACTAATTAACAATGCCCAGGATGCTATCATTTGTCTTGATCTAAAAGGGATCATCCTTTATTGCAACAAAGCCGCAAGTAAACTTTTTGACCGTGAAGGGTCTTCCTTGGTAGGAATGGATTACCAAAGTGTGACCACATTTGATCCCCATAAAGTAGGCTTTGACCAATTACGGGAATCCATCCTCTTCAATGAGCAACTGCCTCCATACATTCAGGAAATTGACCGAAGGGACAGCAAAAAGGAATTGGTGTCCGTCCAGTATTCTCCCGTTACTGATCAATCGGGCAAAATCACCTCTATTTCTGCCATTCTCAGAAAACTCACCCAATCGGACAAAGTCGCCAGCAAGGCACAAGCCTTGGTAGAGACAGCTCCAGATGCTATGGTCATTATAAATACTGTAGGTCAAATCGTCTTGGTGAATGCACAAACTGAAAACCAGTTTGGTTATACAAAAGACGAGCTTTTGGGATGCGAATTGGAAATGCTCATTCCTGATAAATACATTAGCCTGCTTAAGAAAAACCAAGAAAACTGTGTCAGTATGGGGCAAGTTACAGAGCTCTATGGCAAGCGAAAAGATGGGTCTACCTTTCCGGTAGAAATTTCTCTCAGCCCGCTGAAAACAGATGATGGGCTTTTCGTATCGGCAGCCATCAGAAATATCACCGACAGGAAAAAGGCAGAAAACAAGTTTAAAGGATTGCTGGAAAGTGCTCCTGATGCGATTATCCTCGCCGACAAGCACGGAGATATCCAGCTGGTCAATGAGCAGGTGGTAAACATTTTTGGTTATAGCAAAAAAGAACTGATCGGCAACAAAATAGAAATCCTCGTACCCATGCGCTACCATCATCGCCACACCAACCATCGCGATGAATTCTTCCACTCAGCAGAAACCCGGCCCATGGCATCAGGATTGGAGCTTTCCGGCGTACGGAAATCCGGCGAGGAATTTCCAGTAGAGATATCCCTCAGCCCACTAGAAACCGAAGATGGAGCACTTGCCATCGCCGTAATTCGTGATACCAGTGAAAAAGCTGCTGTCAAAAAAGAACTTCAGGATTTCAACAAAAAGCTACAGGTCAAAAACAAAGAGCTTGAGCAATTTGCCTTCGTAGCTTCACATGACCTGCAAGAACCCTTGCAGACCGTAATGAGCTTTACCGACTTCCTAGCCGAAAACTACTCCCATCAGTTTGACGAGACAGGTATCAAAAGTATGCAGTACATCACTGAGGCCACCGGAAGAATGCGACAGCTCATCAAGGGTCTATTGGATTATAGTCGGATAGGAAGAGAGCGTACAGCTGTCGAGGTCAACTGCAATGAGCTCTTGGACAATATCAAAATCGACCTTAGTTCCCAGATAAAAAATGAAAATGCTACCATCCATAGTACCACACTCCCGCATATAAAAGGAAATGCCACCGAGTTACGATTGCTGTTCCAAAACCTGATCACCAATGCCATCAAGTTTCATCAAAACCTAACCCCTCCAGAAGTATGGATCGATGCAAGACGTGAAAAGGGACACTGGCTCTTTTCTGTCAAAGACAACGGAATAGGCATTGAAAAAAAATACAAAGAGCGTATTTTTATTATCTTCCAACGCCTTCACAACAGAAATTCCTATGAAGGCACTGGCATTGGATTGGCACATTGTCAAAAAATTGTAGAACTTCACGGAGGTAAAATCTGGGTAGAGTCCGAAGTAGGTAAGGGTAGTATATTTTATTTTACTATACCCAACTAA
- a CDS encoding DoxX family protein, with product MLPFYVLIFTFVLAVIVHYWRTKTFAWAISGRIALSVMLCLTAMGHFMFTEGMSKMLPHFIPQKAFVVYFTGLIEMAAAVGIHLHKYRKSTGILLILFFLLVLPANIKASMDQLNYQTGQYDGPGVNYLWFRVPFQLLLIAWTSWFVIKNGKEKLQH from the coding sequence ATGTTGCCCTTTTATGTATTGATTTTCACTTTTGTCTTGGCCGTTATTGTTCACTATTGGAGGACCAAAACTTTCGCGTGGGCTATATCTGGTAGAATTGCGCTTTCAGTGATGCTTTGTTTGACGGCCATGGGACACTTTATGTTCACCGAAGGAATGTCCAAAATGCTACCTCACTTCATTCCCCAAAAGGCCTTTGTGGTTTACTTCACAGGACTAATCGAAATGGCTGCGGCTGTAGGTATTCACCTACATAAATACAGAAAATCAACAGGAATTCTACTGATCCTATTCTTTCTGTTGGTTTTGCCTGCCAATATCAAGGCGTCTATGGATCAACTCAACTATCAAACTGGCCAATACGATGGCCCTGGAGTAAATTATCTATGGTTTCGAGTTCCCTTCCAACTGCTGCTAATAGCTTGGACAAGTTGGTTTGTCATTAAAAACGGCAAGGAAAAATTGCAGCATTAA
- a CDS encoding ZIP family metal transporter, whose translation MDTLGKILIYAGFSGITVFIGALLGNAFNNHIKKRVLKYEISHAAIAFGGGIILSAVALVLVPKGLEELNLWPMLLSFGAGSVIFFVIDKYLQQKGGKMAQLLAMLMDFVPESIALGALFASDPSTGTLLAIFIGLQNLPEAFNSFRDMVLSGFTAKKTLMLMFMLSFAGIGGALIGHFFLRDYPDVTAHLMVFASGGILYLIFQDIAPSSKMKHHHWGAIGACVGFMVGMIGEKVI comes from the coding sequence ATGGACACATTGGGCAAAATTTTGATTTACGCTGGATTTTCTGGTATTACGGTTTTTATCGGAGCCCTATTGGGCAATGCGTTCAATAATCACATAAAAAAAAGAGTACTAAAATATGAGATTTCACATGCTGCAATTGCCTTTGGAGGAGGAATTATTCTCTCAGCCGTGGCGTTGGTGCTGGTCCCAAAAGGCTTGGAGGAATTGAATTTGTGGCCGATGTTGCTTTCTTTTGGTGCTGGATCGGTGATCTTCTTTGTGATCGACAAGTACCTACAGCAAAAAGGGGGCAAGATGGCTCAATTGCTGGCGATGCTAATGGATTTTGTCCCTGAATCCATTGCGCTGGGAGCTTTGTTTGCCAGTGATCCTTCCACCGGCACGCTATTGGCCATTTTTATTGGTTTACAAAACCTCCCTGAAGCATTCAATTCATTCAGGGATATGGTCCTCAGCGGTTTTACTGCTAAGAAGACACTGATGTTGATGTTTATGCTGAGTTTTGCAGGAATCGGGGGAGCTCTGATCGGTCATTTTTTCCTAAGGGATTACCCGGATGTGACGGCACACCTGATGGTTTTTGCGAGTGGAGGGATTTTGTACCTAATATTTCAGGATATTGCTCCCAGTAGCAAAATGAAGCACCATCATTGGGGAGCTATAGGAGCTTGTGTGGGATTTATGGTAGGGATGATAGGAGAAAAGGTGATTTAG
- a CDS encoding pentapeptide repeat-containing protein has protein sequence METAYFEGKEYRDEDFTLSFTSGEYEECTFVGCKFAGVDLRDVVFSECTFERCDFSNAQLLNTSFRDVEFSTCKLLGLRFDKCNPFLLTFNFINCQLDFSSFYGLKLKQTKFKACKMQEVEFVEVDLTASTFQNCNLLQAVFDGANLEKVDFRTAENFSIDPERNRLRKAVFSLTNVTGLLDKYDISVK, from the coding sequence ATGGAAACAGCCTATTTTGAAGGGAAGGAATATCGAGACGAAGATTTTACCTTGTCATTTACTTCGGGGGAATACGAAGAATGCACTTTTGTGGGATGCAAGTTTGCTGGAGTGGATCTCCGTGACGTGGTTTTTTCAGAATGTACCTTTGAGCGCTGTGATTTTAGCAATGCGCAGTTGCTAAACACCAGCTTTAGGGACGTGGAGTTTTCTACTTGTAAGTTGCTGGGCCTCCGGTTTGACAAGTGCAATCCCTTTTTGTTGACATTTAATTTTATCAATTGCCAGCTGGATTTTTCATCCTTTTATGGCTTAAAACTAAAACAGACCAAATTCAAAGCTTGCAAAATGCAAGAAGTAGAATTTGTGGAGGTGGACTTGACCGCTTCTACTTTCCAAAACTGTAACTTGCTACAGGCGGTGTTTGACGGTGCCAATTTGGAAAAAGTGGATTTCAGAACTGCTGAAAATTTTTCCATTGATCCAGAAAGGAACCGATTGAGGAAAGCAGTATTTTCGCTTACCAATGTGACAGGCTTATTGGATAAATACGATATTTCTGTGAAGTGA
- the recG gene encoding ATP-dependent DNA helicase RecG → MPGFFDTKIEFLKGVGPQKAALLNKELSIFTFGELLQHYPFRYEDRTKFYKINQISEHLEHVQVIGKIRRLETIGMARKKRLVAYIEDETGEMELTWFKGIQWVAKNLVTGATYVFFGKPNRYGRKFSIAHPEMEPLTAAQEEKSFFQPVYPTTEKLRAKYLDSKGISRIMDLLLQNAYPQIQETLPDAVIEQYNLIAKKEAIRQIHFPDDPERLKRARFRLKFEEFFFVQLRLLKLKLTRTEKYRGQVLGQTELVGKFYTDHLPFDLTNAQKRVIKEAFADMRSGKQMNRLIQGDVGSGKTIVAFICALIAISSGTQACLMAPTEILATQHFEGLKEFADMMGLRIDLLTGSTKKSARTRIHGELLNGQLHILIGTHALLEDIVQFHNLGLAIVDEQHRFGVAQRAKLWAKNPNYYPHVLVMTATPIPRTLAMTLYGDLDISVIDELPAGRKPIQTVHRYDKDRLKVFGFMKKEIELGRQIYVVYPLIEESEKMDLKSLMDGYESIQRAFPQYPTSIVHGNMKPADKDFEMQRFVKGETKIMVATTVIEVGVNVPNASVMVIENAERFGLSQLHQLRGRVGRGAEQSYCILMSKYELSKDSRVRLDTMVRTNNGFEIADVDLKLRGPGDLMGTQQSGVADLIIADLSKDAPILTMARDAAQQLIAEDPEITLPQHAMVLRQINNQKKHAVNWSRIS, encoded by the coding sequence TTGCCAGGATTCTTTGATACCAAAATTGAGTTTTTAAAAGGCGTCGGCCCCCAAAAAGCAGCATTGCTGAATAAGGAGCTGAGCATTTTCACTTTTGGTGAGCTCCTGCAGCATTATCCCTTCCGCTACGAAGACCGCACCAAATTCTATAAGATCAACCAAATCTCCGAACACTTGGAGCATGTGCAGGTCATCGGCAAGATCCGACGGCTGGAGACCATCGGAATGGCGCGCAAAAAGAGGCTCGTGGCCTATATCGAAGATGAAACGGGTGAGATGGAGCTCACTTGGTTCAAAGGCATCCAGTGGGTGGCCAAAAACCTAGTGACCGGTGCTACCTACGTATTTTTCGGAAAGCCCAACCGCTATGGCAGAAAATTCAGCATCGCCCATCCGGAAATGGAACCACTGACGGCTGCCCAAGAGGAAAAGAGCTTCTTCCAGCCCGTCTACCCTACCACCGAAAAGCTTCGCGCAAAATACCTGGACAGCAAGGGGATTTCCCGCATTATGGACTTACTCCTCCAGAATGCCTATCCCCAGATACAGGAAACCCTCCCTGATGCCGTCATTGAGCAATATAACCTCATTGCCAAAAAAGAGGCGATCCGACAGATACACTTTCCTGATGACCCTGAAAGGCTCAAACGGGCAAGGTTTAGGCTAAAGTTTGAGGAGTTTTTCTTCGTCCAGCTGCGCTTGCTAAAGCTAAAACTTACCCGTACCGAGAAATACCGCGGCCAAGTACTTGGCCAAACGGAGCTTGTTGGCAAATTCTACACCGATCACTTGCCCTTTGACCTGACCAATGCCCAGAAGCGGGTGATCAAAGAAGCCTTTGCGGACATGCGCTCCGGCAAGCAGATGAACCGCCTCATCCAAGGAGATGTAGGCAGTGGGAAGACCATTGTGGCGTTTATCTGTGCCTTGATCGCCATAAGTTCCGGCACCCAAGCTTGCCTGATGGCTCCCACGGAGATTTTGGCCACGCAGCATTTTGAAGGGCTGAAGGAGTTTGCGGACATGATGGGCTTGCGCATCGACCTACTCACTGGCTCCACCAAAAAATCTGCCCGCACCCGCATCCATGGTGAACTGCTCAATGGCCAGCTGCATATCCTCATCGGTACACATGCGCTGCTGGAAGACATCGTCCAGTTTCATAATCTCGGACTCGCCATCGTGGACGAGCAGCACCGCTTCGGCGTGGCACAGCGGGCAAAACTATGGGCAAAAAACCCCAATTACTATCCCCATGTGCTGGTCATGACAGCCACGCCTATCCCTAGGACCTTGGCCATGACTCTTTATGGTGACCTGGACATTTCGGTCATTGACGAGCTTCCTGCTGGGCGAAAGCCCATCCAAACGGTCCATCGCTACGACAAGGACCGGCTGAAGGTCTTTGGCTTTATGAAAAAGGAAATCGAACTGGGCAGGCAGATCTATGTGGTCTATCCCTTGATCGAAGAGTCCGAAAAAATGGACCTTAAGAGCCTTATGGACGGCTATGAAAGCATCCAGCGGGCATTTCCGCAATACCCCACCAGCATCGTCCATGGCAATATGAAGCCTGCCGATAAGGATTTCGAAATGCAGCGCTTTGTCAAGGGCGAAACCAAAATCATGGTGGCCACCACGGTGATCGAAGTGGGCGTAAATGTCCCTAACGCCTCTGTGATGGTGATCGAAAATGCCGAGCGATTTGGACTTTCCCAGCTCCACCAGCTGCGTGGACGAGTAGGTAGAGGTGCAGAACAATCCTACTGTATCCTGATGAGCAAATACGAACTGTCCAAAGACAGCCGTGTACGCTTGGATACCATGGTGCGCACCAATAACGGCTTTGAAATTGCGGACGTGGATCTCAAACTCCGCGGCCCCGGTGACCTGATGGGCACCCAACAAAGCGGCGTCGCTGACCTGATCATCGCCGATCTCAGCAAGGACGCTCCTATCCTCACCATGGCCCGCGATGCCGCCCAACAGCTGATCGCCGAAGATCCCGAAATCACCCTTCCACAGCATGCCATGGTCCTCCGCCAAATCAACAACCAAAAGAAACACGCCGTCAATTGGAGTAGGATCAGTTAG
- a CDS encoding RsmB/NOP family class I SAM-dependent RNA methyltransferase: MRLYSNTVKGVVSAIEEIFYDQQYADKVIERTLKSNKKWGARDRGFIAESVYEMVRWWRLINEVSPSEDLYHLFGTYWLLQGNILPPWHEFEGVKVDTVKRKYEALTSRATLQSIPDWLDQMGAELLDDKWDDEINALNEQAQVVLRVNTLKTTREALMNQLQEDGVETYAPKGYPDALVLAKRQNIFRNPAFKEGLYEIQDASSQLVAYALGVEPGMRVIDACAGSGGKSLHLATLMGDKGRVLSMDIESWKLKNTKLRARRNGISIIETRTIEDNKTIKRLKESADRLLLDVPCSGLGVLRRNPDTKWKLSPESISNVQTIQQDILQNYCSMVKPGGIMVYATCSILPTENQHQVEKFLQSEKGQDFELLEDQKVLAYESGFDGFYIARLQRK; the protein is encoded by the coding sequence ATGAGGCTATATTCCAATACGGTCAAAGGCGTGGTCAGTGCCATAGAAGAAATCTTTTATGATCAGCAGTATGCGGACAAGGTGATCGAAAGAACCTTAAAATCCAACAAGAAGTGGGGTGCTAGGGACCGTGGCTTTATCGCCGAATCTGTGTATGAAATGGTCAGGTGGTGGCGATTGATCAATGAAGTAAGCCCTTCAGAAGATCTTTACCACCTTTTTGGAACCTACTGGCTGCTCCAAGGCAATATCCTTCCGCCTTGGCATGAGTTTGAGGGAGTGAAAGTCGATACTGTCAAAAGAAAATACGAAGCCCTTACTTCCCGTGCCACCCTCCAATCCATTCCGGACTGGCTGGACCAAATGGGAGCTGAACTCCTCGATGACAAATGGGATGATGAGATCAATGCCCTGAACGAACAGGCCCAAGTGGTCCTCCGGGTAAACACCCTCAAAACCACCCGTGAAGCCTTAATGAACCAACTCCAAGAAGATGGCGTGGAGACGTACGCTCCAAAAGGCTATCCCGATGCACTGGTATTGGCCAAACGCCAGAATATCTTCCGCAACCCGGCTTTTAAAGAAGGCCTTTATGAAATCCAGGATGCCTCTTCCCAATTGGTCGCCTATGCACTCGGGGTGGAGCCAGGCATGCGCGTCATCGACGCCTGCGCAGGTTCTGGAGGAAAATCCCTTCACCTTGCCACCCTGATGGGGGACAAAGGCCGCGTCCTCTCCATGGATATCGAAAGCTGGAAACTCAAAAACACCAAGCTACGGGCCAGAAGAAATGGCATCAGCATCATCGAAACCCGTACCATCGAAGATAATAAAACCATCAAGCGCCTCAAGGAATCTGCCGATCGGCTACTGCTGGACGTGCCTTGCTCAGGTCTGGGCGTGCTCAGAAGAAACCCGGACACCAAGTGGAAGCTTAGCCCAGAATCCATTTCCAATGTACAAACCATCCAGCAGGATATCCTCCAAAATTACTGCTCCATGGTCAAGCCGGGCGGTATCATGGTATACGCCACTTGCAGCATTTTGCCCACTGAAAACCAGCATCAAGTAGAAAAATTCCTGCAATCTGAAAAAGGACAGGATTTTGAGTTACTGGAGGACCAGAAAGTATTGGCCTATGAAAGTGGTTTTGATGGCTTCTACATTGCTCGCCTTCAGCGCAAGTAA
- a CDS encoding alpha-L-fucosidase, which produces MKRYLALLLVAISCQQKEVAPPAPVEPVPSARQLAWQDLEFYAFVHFNMNTFSNMEWGMGDEDPDTFNPTALDCRQWAKVAKDAGMKGIIITAKHHDGFCLWPTATTEHSVKNSSWKDGKGDVIKELSEACKEYGLKFGVYLSPWDRNNAHYGTPEYIDIFRAQLRELLTNYGEVFEVWFDGANGGTGYYGGANEERRVDKKNYYDWENTYSIIRELQPNAVIFSDGGPDIRWVGNEEGHAYKTTWSNLKRDEVYGGMPEYASEYSAGQEDGTHWVPAEVDVSIRPGWYYHTYEDHKVKSLPKLLDIYYESLGRNGSLLLNFPVDRRGLIHERDAEQVQKLADKVKEDFALNLASEEGEIAASGTRGNGYEAAMAIDDDASTYWATADGVVSGAMTVTFDEPTTFNRFLAQEYIALGQRVKAFTVEAETESGWKEIASETTIGYKRILRFPDVTATAVRFTVTDAKACPTISEIGVFNAPKVILAPSISRSVAGKVSLEAVDEGVDIYYTTDGSTPSKDSKKYEESFEVITPKTVQAIVSDQASGKTSEVGRVDFDLAKANWKVVNGADKANQVMDENVHTNYTSKDDEVVIDLGAVVPLKGFTYMPMQNRYMSGVIQQYEFAVSTNGANWKTVSKGEFGNIAASPIEQKITFGSESAQFIRLRAIKTVDGNDASFAEIGVMTK; this is translated from the coding sequence ATGAAAAGATACTTAGCATTATTACTGGTGGCTATTTCCTGCCAGCAAAAGGAAGTGGCGCCTCCTGCACCTGTGGAGCCCGTGCCCTCAGCTAGGCAATTGGCTTGGCAGGACCTGGAATTCTACGCTTTTGTGCATTTTAATATGAACACCTTTTCCAATATGGAATGGGGGATGGGCGATGAGGATCCGGATACTTTTAATCCCACAGCACTGGACTGCCGCCAATGGGCCAAAGTGGCCAAGGATGCTGGCATGAAAGGCATCATCATCACCGCCAAGCACCATGATGGGTTTTGCCTTTGGCCGACAGCAACTACCGAGCATTCCGTAAAAAATTCCTCTTGGAAAGACGGAAAGGGCGATGTGATCAAAGAACTCTCCGAAGCCTGTAAAGAATATGGGCTTAAATTTGGCGTGTACCTGTCGCCTTGGGACCGGAACAATGCCCACTATGGAACACCGGAATATATTGACATCTTCAGGGCCCAGCTAAGAGAGCTCCTGACCAATTATGGAGAAGTCTTTGAAGTGTGGTTTGACGGGGCCAATGGCGGAACCGGCTACTACGGCGGTGCCAATGAAGAGCGCCGCGTGGACAAAAAGAATTATTATGACTGGGAAAATACCTATAGCATCATCCGCGAACTCCAGCCCAATGCGGTGATCTTTTCGGACGGAGGCCCTGACATTCGCTGGGTAGGAAACGAAGAAGGCCATGCCTATAAAACCACTTGGTCCAATCTCAAGCGGGACGAAGTGTACGGAGGTATGCCGGAATACGCTTCTGAATATTCGGCAGGTCAGGAGGATGGTACCCACTGGGTGCCTGCAGAAGTGGATGTGTCCATTCGTCCAGGTTGGTATTACCATACTTATGAAGACCATAAAGTAAAATCTTTGCCAAAACTCTTGGACATTTACTATGAAAGTTTGGGCCGGAACGGCTCTCTTTTGCTCAATTTTCCCGTGGATCGCAGAGGCTTGATCCACGAGAGGGATGCGGAGCAAGTGCAGAAATTGGCCGATAAGGTCAAAGAGGATTTTGCGCTCAATTTGGCCAGTGAGGAAGGCGAGATAGCGGCATCTGGGACGCGAGGCAATGGATATGAAGCAGCCATGGCCATCGATGATGATGCATCCACCTATTGGGCCACTGCGGATGGGGTTGTATCAGGGGCAATGACGGTTACCTTTGACGAGCCCACTACCTTTAACCGCTTTTTGGCACAGGAGTATATTGCTTTAGGGCAACGTGTGAAAGCCTTTACCGTGGAGGCAGAAACTGAAAGCGGCTGGAAAGAAATTGCCAGTGAGACCACCATTGGATATAAGCGGATTTTGAGATTTCCTGATGTGACGGCCACCGCCGTGCGTTTTACCGTAACGGATGCCAAGGCCTGCCCGACCATCAGTGAGATAGGTGTTTTTAATGCTCCAAAGGTGATTTTGGCTCCATCAATCTCCCGCTCTGTGGCGGGGAAGGTGAGCTTGGAGGCAGTTGATGAAGGAGTAGACATTTATTATACCACGGATGGCAGCACACCGAGCAAGGACAGTAAAAAATATGAAGAGTCCTTTGAGGTGATTACACCAAAGACGGTTCAGGCGATTGTCAGTGACCAAGCTTCTGGCAAGACCAGTGAAGTGGGCCGTGTGGATTTTGATCTGGCCAAGGCAAACTGGAAAGTGGTAAATGGAGCCGATAAGGCGAATCAAGTAATGGATGAAAATGTCCATACCAACTACACCAGTAAGGATGACGAAGTCGTGATAGACCTGGGAGCAGTGGTACCACTGAAAGGCTTTACCTACATGCCGATGCAAAACAGGTACATGTCTGGTGTGATCCAGCAGTATGAGTTTGCTGTAAGCACTAATGGAGCCAATTGGAAGACGGTTAGCAAGGGAGAGTTTGGCAATATTGCGGCTAGTCCAATAGAACAGAAAATTACTTTTGGCTCAGAAAGCGCCCAGTTTATCCGCTTAAGAGCCATCAAAACCGTGGACGGCAATGATGCTTCATTTGCCGAAATTGGAGTGATGACCAAATAA
- a CDS encoding peptidoglycan DD-metalloendopeptidase family protein gives MKKLLDSLTTADIHPLLGVNLNTENCVLLDFTAKNEELATLDITSTEVFNEYIYRQLEAPNKRFGVGGYLEPRAIYHRSEVFGKEDQERRSLHLGVDIWTDAGHPIYAPLAGRVHSFQDNEGFGNYGPTIILAHQHKELTFYSLYGHLTKTDLKGLKVGQTIHQGQEFAHIGPFPENGDWPPHLHFQLIKNLENHWGDYPGVCAPKDLDYYQNNCPNPELLLGMRGIL, from the coding sequence ATGAAAAAACTACTAGATTCGCTAACAACCGCTGATATTCACCCACTTCTAGGGGTCAATTTGAATACGGAGAACTGTGTTTTGCTGGATTTTACTGCCAAAAACGAAGAATTGGCCACTTTGGATATCACTAGTACCGAAGTATTTAACGAATATATTTATAGACAACTGGAGGCGCCAAACAAGCGTTTTGGGGTAGGAGGATACTTGGAACCAAGGGCCATATACCATCGAAGTGAGGTGTTTGGAAAAGAAGACCAAGAGAGAAGATCCCTCCACTTGGGAGTGGACATTTGGACCGATGCTGGGCATCCCATCTATGCGCCATTGGCAGGCCGTGTACATAGCTTCCAAGACAACGAAGGCTTTGGCAACTACGGCCCCACCATTATTCTAGCACATCAACACAAAGAACTTACCTTCTATTCACTCTATGGCCACCTGACCAAAACAGACTTAAAGGGCCTGAAAGTCGGCCAAACCATCCATCAAGGACAGGAATTTGCCCACATTGGCCCTTTTCCAGAAAACGGTGACTGGCCACCGCATCTTCATTTCCAACTGATAAAGAACCTAGAAAACCACTGGGGCGACTATCCGGGAGTATGTGCACCAAAGGATCTGGATTATTACCAAAACAACTGCCCTAACCCTGAACTGCTGTTGGGCATGCGTGGCATTCTGTAG
- a CDS encoding pyridoxal-phosphate dependent enzyme, protein MQQTFRIPQLIDIKQAYQRIMAYIHHTPIITCEAIDNISGSQLYFKCENFQKVGAFKARGATNAILKLPPELKQNGVATHSSGNHAAALARAAKETGTNAYIVMPSSAPAIKKAAVKHYGGKIIECEPTLKAREATLEKVVEETGAAFIPPYDYMDVIEGQATCVLEMWDEGIPFDAIITPVGGGGLLAGTALTTHYLSPKTPVYGAEPKGADDAHRSLKANRIMPMDNPDTIADGLLTSLGQRNFTIISKHVEDIFTVSDEEIIAAMRLVFERMKIVIEPSSAVPLAVVLANKALFENKRVGLVFSGGNVDVSKLPFK, encoded by the coding sequence ATGCAACAAACCTTTAGAATACCACAGCTCATTGATATCAAACAGGCCTATCAGCGGATCATGGCCTATATTCACCATACACCGATCATTACTTGTGAAGCCATAGATAATATATCGGGTAGTCAGCTTTATTTTAAATGCGAGAACTTCCAAAAGGTAGGTGCCTTCAAAGCCCGTGGAGCGACCAACGCTATCTTGAAATTGCCTCCTGAGCTGAAGCAAAACGGGGTGGCCACGCACAGCAGTGGTAACCATGCCGCTGCACTGGCACGTGCGGCCAAAGAGACGGGAACCAATGCCTACATCGTGATGCCTTCCTCTGCTCCTGCCATCAAAAAAGCAGCGGTAAAGCATTATGGTGGCAAGATCATCGAATGTGAACCTACGCTAAAAGCACGCGAAGCCACCCTGGAAAAAGTGGTGGAGGAAACAGGCGCTGCATTTATTCCTCCTTATGACTATATGGATGTCATCGAAGGCCAAGCCACTTGCGTCCTCGAGATGTGGGACGAGGGGATTCCTTTTGATGCCATCATCACGCCCGTGGGCGGCGGAGGGCTATTGGCTGGGACGGCTTTGACGACCCATTACCTATCCCCAAAGACTCCTGTGTACGGTGCAGAGCCCAAAGGAGCAGATGATGCCCATCGCAGCCTAAAGGCCAATCGCATCATGCCCATGGATAATCCAGATACCATAGCTGATGGACTGCTCACTTCCCTAGGACAGCGGAATTTTACCATTATATCAAAGCATGTGGAAGACATTTTCACCGTTTCGGATGAAGAGATCATTGCGGCGATGAGGCTGGTCTTTGAACGGATGAAGATCGTCATTGAGCCCAGCAGTGCGGTGCCCTTGGCAGTTGTATTGGCGAATAAGGCGCTTTTTGAAAATAAACGGGTAGGGCTGGTCTTTTCTGGAGGAAATGTGGATGTCAGCAAACTGCCTTTTAAATAA